A stretch of the Nakaseomyces glabratus chromosome L, complete sequence genome encodes the following:
- the ISN1 gene encoding IMP 5'-nucleotidase (CAGL0L04268g~Ortholog(s) have IMP 5'-nucleotidase activity, role in inosine salvage, nicotinamide riboside biosynthetic process, nicotinic acid riboside biosynthetic process and cytosol, nucleus localization): MSSRYRVEYHLKSHRKDGFIDWIKGLLAAPFVLHAVSHDGDDNDELATTQRVRSQYAEIFKDIESLVSDKILFDERNDQYRQYIESNDVEEVIPLGQPRLDLLVPTIGTFFTQLPLEKAFLWEDARKAISSRRMVAPSFNDIRHILNTAQVFHFIKQRKLKSKDQLRMCTFDGDVTLYEDGGSIVNTNPVIPLLVKLLSEGVCIGIVTAAGYDEAKTYESRLNGLITALNGSDLPYAKKRNLCVMGGESNYLFRYYEDGESFGFEAIDKEGWLLPRMCTWSQDDLTQTLDFAEKTLYRLKKRLNLPEEAIIMRKARAVGIVPGHFKDPETGNMVKIQLDREQLEEVVLTLQNSLEGFAPAQRIQYSCFDGGSDVWCDIGGKDLGVRALQHYYDPENPIKPSQTLHVGDQFAPVGSANDFKARLAGCTLWISSPKETVEYLRRLIHDE, encoded by the coding sequence ATGTCATCGAGGTATAGAGTTGAATATCATTTGAAAAGCCATCGTAAGGATGGGTTCATTGACTGGATTAAAGGTTTATTGGCAGCACCATTTGTGTTGCATGCTGTCTCACATGATggtgatgataatgatgaatTGGCCACTACTCAGCGTGTGAGATCGCAGTACGCAGAGATTTTCAAAGACATTGAATCTCTGGTTTCTGATAAGATCTTATTTGATGAGAGAAACGACCAATATAgacaatatattgaatCCAATGACGTTGAAGAAGTCATTCCACTTGGTCAACCAAGGTTGGACTTGCTGGTACCTACAATCGGTACTTTTTTCACTCAGTTGCCTTTGGAAAAGGCATTCTTATGGGAAGACGCTAGAAAAGCTATCTCTTCTAGAAGAATGGTAGCACCTAGCTTTAATGATATCCGTCACATTCTTAATACGGCACAAGTGTTCCATTTCATCAAGCAGCGTAAATTAAAGAGCAAAGACCAATTGAGAATGTGTACATTCGATGGTGACGTTACACTTTATGAAGATGGTGGTTCAATTGTAAATACTAATCCAGTTATCCCGTTATTGGTTAAGCTATTAAGTGAAGGTGTGTGTATTGGTATTGTCACAGCAGCTGGTTATGATGAGGCAAAGACATATGAAAGTAGACTAAACGGGTTGATTACCGCTCTAAATGGATCAGATCTACCATAtgccaaaaaaagaaacttatGTGTTATGGGTGGTGAATCAAACTATCTCTTTAGATACTATGAAGATGGTGAAAGTTTTGGATTTGAAGCCATCGATAAGGAGGGGTGGTTACTACCTCGCATGTGTACATGGTCTCAAGATGATCTCACTCAAACATTAGACTTCGCCGAAAAAACTTTATACAGGTTAAAGAAAAGGTTGAATTTGCCGGAGGAGGCTATTATCATGAGGAAGGCCAGGGCTGTTGGTATCGTCCCAGGTCATTTCAAGGATCCTGAGACTGGCAATATGGTTAAGATACAGCTAGATAGGGAGCAATTAGAAGAAGTGGTTCTGACTCTGCAAAACTCACTTGAAGGATTTGCACCTGCACAAAGAATTCAGTACAGTTGTTTTGATGGTGGTAGCGATGTTTGGTGTGACATTGGTGGTAAAGATTTAGGTGTGAGAGCACTTCAGCATTACTATGATCCAGAAAATCCAATAAAGCCCTCACAGACACTACACGTTGGTGACCAATTTGCTCCAGTTGGATCGGCAAATGACTTCAAAGCTAGACTTGCTGGTTGCACTCTGTGGATTTCCTCACCAAAGGAAACTGTTGAATACTTGCGCCGCCTGATTCATGATGAGTAA